From one Chloroflexota bacterium genomic stretch:
- a CDS encoding transporter substrate-binding domain-containing protein: MTPKRFVVLLLVILTSLLLVACGATLTPVPVDTPVPVEPGEPADTPIPPDGATGQPEDAWDRIQENGTMVVGISVDYPPFEYYNEEFQVVGFDPALMKEISDILGIEIEFKDIAFDGLGDALQVGQIDAAIAAISVTPKREEEFDFSHIYFVSEDAFIAVQGSGIGPITTVEDLHGYRVGVQKGSVYHDWLEENLVETGRMASSDLFIYSDIEQGFPDLDEGRVDLLVMDLPPAQLAVSANDYEIVAQGLHRERYAIAMTKGQNTLRTRINQALITLQNEGVVADLVQEHLHIEEKDILPPPTPTPIPPTPTPVPDQPTPTPTPIPRCLDSMGFVQDLSFDDHNMTAPPVMQPGQLFNKGWRVRNTGTCTWDSRYTLRFADGNQAGARMGGETMNVDGVVAPGGTYDFWVSLVAPLRPGVYQGIWQMHNDLNEAFGERIWVGIQVPAPATPTPVATQTPSPDLQFSVDRTNINQGECVTFSWNVTNVKEVYFYAEGQNWQNNGVAGQGSRQACPNQTTTYYLRVVKQDNSVETRQITVYVNPVSNAPNITRFTVDPGGSLPVGTCVNLQWEVQGDVSRVLLKRNNDILWDGAPTRGNFQDCPTGVGDKAYMLEASGPGGTNHATQNVNIYQPQAPPTPTPVPPPVPQPVIHNFTVQPSTISVNQCVTVAWSTGGGTEHVRIRRNGATVQDNAGHNGSLQDCLGSTGAYVYEIEASNREGTTIGQEAMATVQ, translated from the coding sequence ATGACCCCTAAACGTTTTGTCGTCCTGCTGTTGGTAATCCTGACCTCCCTCTTGCTCGTTGCTTGCGGCGCCACGCTGACGCCGGTGCCGGTCGATACGCCGGTGCCCGTGGAACCTGGCGAGCCAGCGGATACGCCGATACCGCCGGATGGCGCCACTGGCCAACCGGAGGATGCGTGGGATCGCATCCAGGAAAATGGTACCATGGTCGTCGGCATATCCGTCGATTATCCCCCCTTTGAGTACTACAATGAGGAATTCCAGGTCGTCGGTTTTGATCCAGCCCTGATGAAGGAAATCAGCGATATCCTCGGCATTGAAATCGAATTCAAGGATATTGCCTTTGATGGACTGGGAGATGCCCTCCAGGTCGGGCAAATCGACGCCGCAATCGCGGCCATCTCGGTAACGCCCAAGAGAGAAGAAGAGTTCGACTTCAGCCACATCTACTTCGTCAGTGAGGATGCCTTCATAGCCGTTCAGGGATCGGGCATCGGTCCCATCACAACCGTGGAAGATCTGCACGGGTATCGGGTAGGCGTTCAAAAGGGTTCGGTTTATCACGACTGGTTGGAGGAAAACCTGGTCGAAACCGGCCGAATGGCATCGAGCGATCTGTTCATTTATTCCGATATCGAGCAGGGGTTTCCGGACCTGGACGAGGGTCGCGTGGATCTGTTAGTCATGGACTTGCCGCCGGCCCAGTTGGCCGTCTCTGCCAACGACTATGAGATTGTGGCCCAGGGACTCCACCGGGAACGTTACGCCATCGCCATGACCAAAGGGCAGAACACCTTGCGCACCCGAATCAATCAGGCGTTGATTACCCTTCAGAATGAGGGCGTGGTTGCCGATCTGGTCCAGGAGCACCTTCACATCGAAGAGAAGGATATCCTGCCCCCTCCCACGCCAACACCGATACCACCGACACCTACGCCGGTACCCGATCAACCAACCCCGACGCCCACGCCGATTCCCCGCTGCCTGGACAGCATGGGCTTCGTGCAGGACCTGAGTTTCGACGACCACAACATGACGGCGCCACCGGTGATGCAGCCAGGCCAGCTCTTCAACAAGGGCTGGCGCGTCCGCAACACTGGCACCTGCACCTGGGATAGCAGGTACACACTGCGATTTGCCGATGGTAACCAGGCGGGTGCACGCATGGGCGGCGAGACGATGAACGTGGATGGCGTGGTAGCGCCCGGTGGCACCTACGACTTCTGGGTGAGCCTGGTGGCTCCCTTGCGACCCGGTGTCTACCAGGGCATCTGGCAGATGCATAACGATCTCAACGAGGCCTTCGGCGAAAGAATCTGGGTTGGCATCCAGGTGCCTGCCCCGGCAACACCCACACCTGTTGCCACCCAAACCCCGTCACCGGACCTTCAGTTCTCGGTCGACCGGACCAATATCAATCAGGGTGAGTGTGTCACCTTCTCCTGGAACGTGACCAACGTCAAGGAAGTTTACTTCTACGCGGAAGGCCAGAATTGGCAGAACAACGGCGTCGCCGGACAGGGAAGCCGCCAGGCCTGTCCAAACCAGACGACAACCTACTACCTGCGGGTGGTCAAACAGGACAACTCGGTAGAAACCCGGCAGATCACAGTCTACGTCAACCCGGTGAGCAATGCGCCCAACATCACCCGCTTCACCGTCGATCCCGGCGGCTCCCTGCCTGTTGGCACCTGCGTCAATCTTCAATGGGAGGTCCAGGGCGACGTCAGCAGGGTGTTGCTCAAACGCAATAACGATATTCTCTGGGATGGCGCACCGACGCGCGGCAATTTCCAGGACTGTCCAACCGGGGTCGGGGATAAGGCCTACATGCTGGAAGCCAGTGGACCAGGCGGCACCAACCACGCCACTCAAAATGTAAACATCTACCAGCCACAGGCGCCGCCCACACCGACACCTGTGCCGCCGCCCGTACCACAGCCAGTCATCCACAACTTCACCGTGCAACCTTCGACGATCTCCGTCAACCAGTGTGTGACCGTGGCCTGGAGCACGGGCGGAGGCACCGAACACGTTCGCATCCGGCGCAACGGAGCGACCGTGCAGGACAACGCCGGGCACAACGGCTCGCTGCAGGACTGTCTGGGCAGTACCGGCGCCTATGTCTACGAGATCGAGGCCAGCAACCGTGAAGGCACCACTATCGGACAGGAAGCCATGGCAACGGTCCAGTAA
- a CDS encoding class I fructose-bisphosphate aldolase, whose translation MTANIPELLGSEADSLLEFDSPKISRDRLHLPGPDYIDRSFSQTDRSPVVLRNLQTLYNTGGLSGTGYLSFLPVDQGIEHSAAASFAPNPDYFDPENIVRLAIEGGCNGVFSTLGVLGAVSRKYAHKIPFMVKINHNELLTYPPIHDQNLFASIEQAFDLGAVAIGATIYFGSEDSRRQIQEVSEAFAIAHQLGMVTVLWAYLRNSAFKKDGVDYHLSADLTGQANHLGVTIEADIIKQKQAENTGGYNAIGFGRTHPKVYSDLSSDHPIDLVRYQVANCYMGRIGLINSGGASGENDLAQAVRTAVINKRAGGMGMISGRKAFQRPMAEGAQLLRAIQEVYLDDSITVA comes from the coding sequence ATGACAGCAAATATTCCTGAACTGCTTGGTAGCGAGGCAGACAGTCTGCTGGAGTTCGATTCCCCCAAGATCTCCAGGGACCGCTTGCACCTGCCCGGCCCCGACTATATCGACAGGTCCTTCTCCCAGACCGATCGCTCACCGGTAGTGCTGCGCAACCTGCAGACGTTGTACAACACCGGTGGCCTGTCGGGAACCGGCTACCTTTCCTTCCTGCCGGTGGACCAGGGCATCGAGCATTCGGCGGCAGCCTCTTTTGCCCCCAATCCCGACTACTTCGACCCGGAGAATATCGTCAGGCTTGCCATCGAAGGTGGCTGCAACGGGGTATTCTCGACCCTGGGTGTGTTGGGTGCCGTTTCCCGCAAGTATGCCCACAAGATTCCTTTCATGGTCAAGATCAACCACAATGAACTATTGACCTATCCTCCCATCCATGACCAGAATCTGTTTGCCAGCATTGAGCAGGCCTTCGACCTGGGCGCGGTCGCCATCGGCGCCACCATCTACTTCGGGTCCGAGGATTCCCGGCGCCAGATCCAGGAGGTCAGCGAGGCCTTTGCAATTGCCCACCAGTTGGGCATGGTCACAGTGCTCTGGGCCTATCTGCGTAATTCCGCCTTCAAGAAAGATGGCGTGGACTATCACCTGTCTGCTGATCTGACCGGCCAGGCCAACCACCTGGGCGTCACTATCGAGGCGGACATCATCAAACAGAAGCAGGCCGAAAACACCGGCGGCTACAATGCAATCGGCTTCGGTCGCACCCACCCCAAGGTCTACAGCGATCTGAGCAGCGATCACCCCATCGACCTGGTTCGTTACCAGGTGGCCAACTGCTACATGGGCCGAATTGGCCTGATCAACTCCGGCGGCGCATCGGGCGAAAACGACCTGGCTCAGGCCGTGCGCACCGCGGTGATCAACAAGCGAGCTGGCGGCATGGGCATGATCTCCGGCCGCAAGGCCTTCCAGCGGCCGATGGCCGAGGGCGCCCAGTTGCTTCGGGCGATCCAGGAGGTCTACCTGGACGACTCGATCACCGTCGCCTGA
- a CDS encoding class II fructose-bisphosphate aldolase, with amino-acid sequence MIVTTAELFEIAYGKFAIGAYNINNMEQCLGLFEGARRAEAPMIIQISRGARSYVGQPTMLEAIIRAAEAIYPEVIFAVHLDHGDEKTCYDCIDSGFYSSVMIDASHHPFEENIAITRRVVERAHARGISVESELGMLGGVEEDIKVDEKNAMLTDPDEAEQFVKRSGCDSLAVAIGTSHGAYKFSGGQGLHFDRVAEIQKRLPGFPLVMHGSSSVPQEEVERINAAGGALDPSAKGVDEDEFAKAVPLGVTKVNIDTDGRLVWTRVHREFFRDHPEVFDFRKPGVIMMDEYANFIVHKSEKLGCAGRLLEIRAILGT; translated from the coding sequence GTGATCGTAACCACCGCAGAGCTATTTGAGATCGCCTACGGAAAGTTCGCCATAGGCGCGTACAACATCAACAACATGGAACAATGCCTGGGTCTTTTCGAGGGAGCCAGGCGAGCCGAGGCGCCCATGATCATCCAGATCTCGCGGGGTGCGCGCAGTTATGTCGGTCAACCCACCATGCTGGAAGCCATCATCCGGGCGGCTGAAGCCATCTATCCGGAGGTTATCTTTGCCGTTCATCTGGACCATGGCGACGAAAAAACCTGCTACGACTGCATAGACTCCGGTTTCTACAGCTCGGTCATGATCGATGCATCCCACCATCCCTTCGAGGAAAATATCGCCATTACCCGTCGGGTTGTCGAACGCGCCCACGCCAGGGGTATTAGCGTCGAGTCTGAACTGGGAATGCTGGGCGGTGTCGAGGAAGACATCAAGGTCGACGAAAAGAACGCCATGTTGACCGATCCGGATGAGGCCGAGCAGTTCGTCAAGCGCAGCGGCTGCGACTCCCTGGCGGTGGCCATCGGCACCAGCCACGGCGCTTATAAGTTTAGCGGTGGCCAGGGGCTTCACTTCGATCGGGTGGCTGAGATCCAGAAACGGCTTCCCGGCTTCCCCCTGGTGATGCATGGCTCGTCGTCGGTTCCCCAGGAGGAAGTCGAGCGGATCAATGCCGCCGGCGGCGCGCTCGATCCTTCTGCAAAAGGGGTGGATGAAGACGAGTTTGCCAAAGCAGTGCCGCTCGGCGTTACCAAGGTCAACATCGATACCGACGGGCGCCTGGTCTGGACACGGGTGCATCGAGAGTTCTTCCGCGATCACCCCGAAGTGTTCGATTTCCGCAAGCCTGGCGTTATCATGATGGACGAGTATGCCAACTTCATCGTACATAAAAGCGAAAAACTGGGTTGCGCAGGTCGGCTGCTCGAGATAAGGGCAATTCTGGGCACCTGA